One stretch of Fictibacillus sp. b24 DNA includes these proteins:
- the gpmI gene encoding 2,3-bisphosphoglycerate-independent phosphoglycerate mutase translates to MSKKPVALIILDGFACRNEDKGNAVAQAKKPNFDRYWETYPHAQLTASGEAVGLPEGQMGNSEVGHLNIGAGRIVYQSLTRVNLSIKEGDFYENQTFIDAMDHVKKTGKALHIFGLLSDGGIHSHIEHILSLLELAKKQNVEKVYLHGFLDGRDVPPQSAKGYIQRTVDKMNELGVGEIATLSGRYYSMDRDKRWDRVEKSYRAMVYGEGPDYKDPFEVVEDSYSNGVHDEFVLPSVLKKENGEPVATVQDGDAVIFCNFRPDRAIQISQVFTNEDFRGFDRGEAFPKNLHFVCLTHFSETVDGDVAFKPTNLDNTLGEVLSQQNFKQLRIAETEKYPHVTFFFSGGREAEFPGETRILIDSPKVATYDLKPEMSAYEVTDALVGEIEADKHDAIILNFANPDMVGHSGMLEPTIKAVETVDECLGKVVDAILAKGGAAIITADHGNADEVITMEGNPMTAHTTNPVPVIVTQEGLELRQDGILADLAPTVLNLLGGDQPKEMTGKTLIK, encoded by the coding sequence ATGAGTAAAAAACCAGTAGCTTTAATCATCTTAGACGGTTTTGCTTGCCGTAATGAAGACAAAGGTAATGCTGTTGCACAAGCGAAAAAGCCCAACTTTGACCGCTACTGGGAAACGTATCCGCACGCTCAACTAACAGCTAGTGGGGAAGCCGTTGGACTTCCTGAAGGTCAGATGGGTAATTCAGAAGTGGGTCACTTAAACATTGGTGCAGGACGTATTGTCTACCAAAGTTTAACTCGCGTGAATCTATCGATCAAAGAAGGAGATTTTTACGAAAATCAAACGTTTATTGATGCGATGGACCATGTGAAAAAGACCGGTAAAGCACTTCATATCTTTGGGTTGCTTTCTGATGGAGGAATTCACAGCCACATCGAACACATTCTTTCACTATTAGAACTAGCTAAAAAGCAGAACGTGGAAAAAGTATATCTGCACGGATTCTTGGACGGGCGTGATGTACCGCCGCAATCTGCTAAAGGCTACATTCAAAGAACAGTGGATAAGATGAATGAGCTTGGTGTTGGTGAGATCGCAACACTTTCTGGCCGCTACTATTCAATGGACCGTGATAAGCGTTGGGACCGAGTTGAAAAATCATACCGCGCTATGGTTTATGGTGAGGGACCAGATTACAAAGATCCGTTTGAAGTGGTTGAAGACTCGTACAGCAACGGCGTTCATGATGAATTCGTTCTTCCGTCTGTTTTGAAAAAAGAAAACGGAGAACCTGTTGCGACGGTTCAAGATGGAGATGCAGTCATCTTCTGTAACTTCCGTCCTGACCGTGCCATCCAAATTTCACAAGTGTTTACGAACGAAGATTTCCGTGGATTCGACCGCGGAGAAGCTTTCCCGAAAAACCTTCACTTCGTATGTTTAACACACTTTAGTGAAACAGTAGATGGTGACGTAGCATTCAAACCTACGAACCTAGACAATACACTGGGCGAAGTTTTATCACAGCAAAACTTCAAACAGCTTCGTATTGCTGAAACAGAAAAGTATCCGCACGTAACGTTCTTCTTCAGCGGAGGGCGTGAAGCAGAGTTTCCTGGTGAAACGCGTATTCTAATCGATTCGCCAAAAGTGGCAACGTACGACTTAAAGCCAGAGATGAGTGCTTATGAAGTAACGGATGCGCTTGTTGGAGAGATTGAAGCAGATAAGCACGATGCGATCATCTTAAACTTTGCCAACCCTGACATGGTAGGTCACTCAGGCATGCTTGAGCCTACGATCAAAGCGGTTGAAACAGTGGATGAGTGCTTAGGAAAAGTAGTCGATGCAATCCTGGCAAAAGGCGGCGCAGCGATTATTACAGCTGACCATGGTAATGCTGATGAAGTGATTACGATGGAAGGCAATCCGATGACAGCTCATACGACAAACCCTGTACCTGTAATTGTTACGCAAGAAGGATTAGAACTGCGTCAAGACGGAATCTTGGCCGACCTTGCACCAACAGTTTTAAACCTTTTAGGCGGCGATCAGCCAAAAGAAATGACGGGTAAAACGTTAATTAAATAG
- the eno gene encoding phosphopyruvate hydratase: MSAIIEIYAREVLDSRGNPTVEVEVYTESGAFGRAIVPSGASTGEYEAVELRDGDKERYLGKGVLNAVNNVNENIAPELIGFDVLDQVGIDQTLIELDGTENKGKLGANAILGVSMAVAHAAADFLNVPLYMYLGGFNSKTLPVPMMNILNGGEHADNNVDIQEFMVMPVGAESFPEALRMGTEIFHSLKAVLKEKGLNTAVGDEGGFAPNLGSNEEALQTIMEAIEKAGYKPGEEVRLAMDVAASELFNKEDGKYHLSGEGVVKSSEEMVAFYEDLVSKYPIVSIEDGLDENDWDGFKLLTERIGDRVQLVGDDLFVTNTTKLSEGIEKGIGNSILIKVNQIGTLTETFDAIEMAKRAGYTAVISHRSGESEDSTIADIAVATNAGQIKTGAPSRTDRVAKYNQLLRIEDELGNLAVYPGMNAFYNLKK, encoded by the coding sequence ATGTCAGCAATTATTGAAATTTATGCTCGCGAAGTTCTAGACTCTCGCGGTAACCCAACAGTTGAAGTAGAAGTTTACACAGAATCAGGTGCTTTCGGACGCGCGATCGTTCCATCTGGTGCTTCTACAGGTGAATACGAAGCAGTTGAGCTTCGTGATGGCGACAAAGAACGCTACCTTGGAAAAGGTGTACTTAACGCAGTAAACAACGTAAACGAAAACATCGCTCCAGAACTTATCGGTTTTGACGTACTAGACCAAGTAGGAATCGACCAAACGTTGATCGAGCTTGATGGTACTGAAAACAAGGGCAAGTTAGGCGCTAACGCAATCCTTGGAGTTTCCATGGCTGTTGCTCACGCTGCTGCTGACTTCCTAAACGTACCTCTTTATATGTACCTTGGAGGATTCAACTCTAAAACTCTTCCAGTTCCTATGATGAACATCTTGAACGGTGGAGAGCACGCTGATAACAACGTAGACATTCAAGAATTCATGGTTATGCCTGTTGGTGCTGAAAGCTTCCCTGAAGCACTTCGCATGGGTACTGAAATTTTCCACAGCTTAAAAGCAGTTCTTAAAGAAAAAGGCTTAAACACAGCTGTAGGTGACGAAGGTGGATTCGCTCCTAACCTTGGTTCAAACGAAGAAGCTCTTCAAACAATCATGGAAGCGATCGAAAAAGCGGGTTACAAGCCAGGTGAAGAAGTTCGCCTTGCAATGGACGTTGCAGCTTCTGAATTGTTCAACAAAGAAGACGGTAAATACCACCTTTCAGGTGAAGGTGTTGTTAAATCATCTGAAGAAATGGTTGCTTTCTACGAAGATCTTGTTAGCAAATATCCGATCGTTTCAATCGAAGACGGTCTTGACGAAAACGACTGGGATGGCTTCAAGCTATTAACAGAGCGTATCGGTGACCGCGTACAGCTTGTTGGTGACGACTTGTTCGTAACAAACACAACAAAGCTTTCTGAAGGTATCGAAAAAGGAATCGGTAACTCGATCCTTATCAAAGTTAACCAAATCGGTACGTTGACTGAAACATTCGACGCGATCGAAATGGCTAAACGTGCTGGTTACACAGCAGTTATCTCTCACCGTTCTGGTGAATCAGAAGACAGCACAATCGCTGACATCGCTGTTGCGACAAACGCTGGACAAATCAAAACAGGTGCTCCTTCACGTACTGACCGTGTTGCGAAGTACAACCAGCTTCTTCGCATCGAAGACGAGCTAGGCAACCTAGCTGTATACCCAGGAATGAACGCATTCTACAACCTAAAAAAATAA
- a CDS encoding putative holin-like toxin: MTVFETMSLMISFSMLIVTILHSNNRSR, from the coding sequence ATGACTGTTTTTGAAACGATGTCGCTCATGATCAGTTTCTCAATGCTCATTGTTACTATCCTTCATTCTAACAATCGCTCTCGATAA
- a CDS encoding alpha/beta hydrolase yields the protein MIGCLCLHGFTGGPYEIEPITEYLQKHTDWLLSVPTYPGHGTELSLKGRTHTEWLDEAEKAYLELREKVETIYIVGFSMGGMIAGYLASKYGCDKLILLNASAYYLNPAQMIKDLANMMISGFNGQLKDHELYKRYRKKFLDTPFSATREFRKLVKLIKPEFSQVSAPTLIVQGECDGLVPRKSAEFLYGTIAASNKRICYFKESKHMICHDVEKEQLIDEVYQFLMNE from the coding sequence ATGATCGGTTGTCTATGTTTGCATGGCTTTACAGGCGGGCCTTATGAAATCGAGCCAATCACAGAGTATTTACAGAAACATACGGATTGGCTGTTATCTGTTCCTACATATCCTGGACACGGAACAGAGCTTTCTTTAAAAGGAAGAACCCATACTGAATGGCTTGATGAAGCTGAAAAGGCTTATTTAGAACTCCGTGAAAAAGTGGAAACCATCTATATCGTCGGTTTTTCGATGGGCGGTATGATCGCGGGCTACTTAGCGTCTAAATATGGCTGCGACAAATTAATCTTATTGAATGCAAGTGCGTATTACTTAAATCCTGCACAGATGATTAAAGATCTTGCCAATATGATGATCTCTGGCTTTAACGGTCAGCTAAAGGATCATGAACTTTACAAAAGGTACAGAAAGAAATTTCTTGATACACCTTTTAGTGCAACAAGAGAGTTTCGAAAACTTGTAAAGCTGATCAAACCGGAATTTTCACAAGTTTCAGCACCTACATTGATTGTTCAAGGAGAATGCGATGGCCTTGTTCCAAGAAAAAGTGCTGAGTTTTTATACGGAACTATAGCAGCTTCCAATAAGCGGATCTGCTACTTTAAAGAATCAAAGCACATGATTTGTCATGACGTAGAAAAAGAACAATTAATCGATGAAGTATATCAATTTTTAATGAATGAATAG
- a CDS encoding FHA domain-containing protein yields MKDSLYIRIEAGDPYDTGSLMPLKPDGETLTFGRSSQTNDTDVSFISPYVSRLHAEIYLQDGVPFIKDLDSKHGTALNNNLLEPNMPKQLQSGDVISLAKGVILLTYLNTQTDETDLTMEFTSPIQPAETQITNGLHIIPERRQISIDGEQLFLSGKHTDLLVFLYRKKNQAVSSDEIKIHIWPERMVPGSNEIPDVGNDEINALVYRLRKKLGPYGDSIVTVPRYGYMLQIN; encoded by the coding sequence ATGAAAGATAGTTTATACATAAGAATCGAAGCAGGAGATCCATATGACACGGGGAGCCTCATGCCGCTTAAGCCCGATGGTGAAACGTTAACCTTTGGGCGATCATCACAAACGAACGACACGGATGTTTCGTTTATCAGTCCATACGTGTCTCGCCTGCACGCCGAAATCTATCTGCAAGATGGGGTACCTTTTATAAAAGATTTAGACTCGAAACACGGGACAGCGCTAAATAATAATCTTTTAGAACCAAATATGCCAAAACAGCTTCAATCTGGAGATGTAATCAGTCTAGCGAAAGGTGTTATCCTGTTAACCTACTTGAATACACAAACCGATGAAACAGATCTCACCATGGAATTCACATCGCCCATCCAGCCTGCAGAAACACAAATTACGAACGGACTTCACATTATTCCTGAACGCCGCCAAATCTCAATTGACGGTGAACAACTCTTTTTATCAGGTAAACACACAGATCTTCTTGTGTTTCTTTATCGGAAAAAGAACCAGGCCGTAAGCAGTGATGAAATTAAGATTCACATCTGGCCGGAAAGAATGGTTCCTGGATCAAACGAAATACCTGACGTTGGGAACGACGAGATCAATGCTCTTGTTTACCGTCTGCGGAAAAAGCTGGGTCCTTATGGAGATTCAATCGTTACAGTCCCGCGTTATGGTTATATGCTTCAAATCAATTAA
- the secG gene encoding preprotein translocase subunit SecG, with translation MLTAAKILLILVSLALIVVVVLQSGRSAGLSGAITGGAEQLFGKQKARGIDALLSKLTIILAVLFFILTISVAYFIPMN, from the coding sequence ATGCTAACAGCAGCAAAAATCCTTCTTATTTTAGTATCATTAGCTTTAATCGTAGTCGTTGTTCTTCAATCAGGTCGTTCGGCTGGATTATCAGGCGCGATTACAGGTGGAGCTGAGCAGCTTTTTGGTAAACAAAAAGCGCGTGGTATCGACGCATTGCTAAGTAAGTTAACGATCATTCTTGCAGTGTTGTTCTTCATTTTAACGATTTCAGTAGCATACTTCATTCCGATGAACTAA